From one Streptomyces sp. N50 genomic stretch:
- a CDS encoding class I SAM-dependent methyltransferase, producing MFSPEGPSLRELAVQALSSVEHGYDLLAPKFDHTPFRTPAPLLDAVATMLRRVGPFDDGLDLCCGTGAGVEVLTKVCQVSVTGVDFSAGMLDVAREQVTSSEPRVSWVRGDARALPFTAAFDLVVSFGAFGHFLPRELPGLFEQVRSVLRPGGCFAFPVVAPPRPTSPAYWMLSGFDAAMKVRNAVWRPPFVMYYRDFQLGYVRPELERIGFDVDLYALPEFGDRDDGSPRVRMVAARRLP from the coding sequence ATGTTCAGCCCCGAAGGCCCCAGTCTGCGCGAACTCGCCGTCCAGGCCCTGTCGTCCGTCGAGCACGGCTACGACCTCCTCGCGCCCAAGTTTGACCACACCCCGTTCCGCACCCCGGCCCCGCTCCTCGACGCGGTCGCCACGATGCTGCGCCGCGTCGGCCCCTTCGACGACGGACTCGACCTGTGCTGCGGCACCGGCGCGGGCGTCGAGGTGCTGACGAAGGTGTGCCAAGTGAGCGTCACCGGCGTGGACTTCAGCGCGGGCATGCTCGACGTCGCGCGGGAGCAGGTGACGAGCAGTGAACCCCGCGTCTCTTGGGTGCGCGGCGACGCCCGGGCCCTGCCGTTCACTGCGGCCTTCGACCTGGTGGTGAGCTTCGGGGCGTTCGGCCACTTCCTGCCCCGCGAACTGCCGGGGCTGTTCGAACAGGTCCGCTCCGTACTGCGCCCTGGCGGCTGCTTCGCCTTCCCCGTCGTGGCACCGCCCCGCCCGACCTCTCCCGCGTACTGGATGCTGTCCGGCTTCGACGCGGCGATGAAGGTGCGCAACGCGGTCTGGCGACCGCCGTTCGTCATGTACTACCGGGACTTTCAACTCGGTTATGTGCGGCCGGAGTTGGAGCGGATCGGCTTCGATGTCGACCTCTACGCGCTGCCCGAGTTCGGAGACCGCGACGACGGCAGCCCCCGCGTCCGCATGGTCGCGGCGCGACGGCTGCCGTAG
- a CDS encoding nuclear transport factor 2 family protein, whose protein sequence is MTRPSWTGCGRTSEGCGTDTYEAAEHFVRVWARAWAEHDVAALLELYAEDCVHRSMPFREPHRGRAELGDCLRWSFASEQVGDVRFSAPVVGQHGVTVAEFRVLAEEDGEPSTLAGCVFVRFDGDGLAVETRDYWHTEPGHREPTGSLFLKFPN, encoded by the coding sequence ATGACGCGACCAAGCTGGACTGGCTGCGGTCGTACGTCTGAGGGGTGCGGTACGGACACGTATGAGGCCGCCGAACACTTCGTGCGGGTCTGGGCGCGCGCCTGGGCCGAGCACGACGTGGCCGCGCTGCTGGAGCTGTACGCCGAGGACTGCGTCCACCGCTCGATGCCGTTCCGTGAACCCCACCGGGGGCGGGCCGAGTTGGGCGACTGTCTCCGGTGGTCGTTCGCGTCGGAGCAGGTGGGCGATGTGCGGTTCTCGGCGCCGGTCGTCGGCCAACACGGCGTCACCGTGGCCGAGTTCAGGGTGCTGGCCGAGGAGGACGGCGAACCGTCCACCCTCGCGGGCTGCGTCTTCGTGCGCTTCGACGGCGACGGTCTGGCCGTGGAGACCCGCGACTACTGGCACACGGAGCCGGGGCACCGGGAGCCGACCGGCTCCTTGTTCCTGAAGTTCCCGAACTGA
- a CDS encoding alpha/beta hydrolase, translating into MTIPRRPLLLGAVVAAGTLAATALPAPAASATGGSHSKPKPTVVLVHGAFADASSWSAVASRLQKAGYTVVAPANPLRGLTSDAAYISAILKTIDGPKVVVGHSYGGAVITQAAAGDASVKALVYVAAFMPDKGEQLGELAARFPGSQLGDALQPLPDGAGGTDLAIRTAKFHAVFTADLPAATSALLGASQRPISAAAFTDVATAAAWRDIPSWAVVAAQDRAIAPDLERFEAKRAGSHTTVVDSSHVVMISHPDLVTKVIKSAATATG; encoded by the coding sequence ATGACGATTCCCCGTAGACCCTTGCTCCTGGGGGCAGTTGTGGCGGCCGGCACCCTCGCGGCCACCGCGCTCCCCGCCCCGGCGGCATCCGCCACCGGGGGTTCGCACTCCAAGCCGAAGCCCACCGTGGTCCTGGTGCACGGGGCGTTCGCCGACGCGTCCAGCTGGTCGGCCGTGGCCTCCCGGCTCCAGAAGGCGGGGTACACGGTCGTGGCGCCCGCCAATCCGCTGCGCGGGCTGACCTCGGACGCCGCCTACATCTCCGCGATCCTCAAGACGATCGACGGTCCGAAGGTCGTCGTAGGACACTCCTACGGCGGCGCGGTGATCACCCAGGCGGCCGCGGGCGACGCGAGCGTGAAGGCGCTCGTGTACGTCGCGGCCTTCATGCCCGACAAGGGCGAGCAACTGGGCGAACTCGCGGCGCGGTTCCCCGGGTCGCAGCTGGGCGACGCCTTGCAGCCGCTGCCCGACGGCGCGGGCGGTACCGATCTGGCCATCCGGACGGCGAAGTTCCACGCGGTGTTCACCGCCGACCTCCCGGCGGCCACGTCCGCACTGCTGGGGGCCTCCCAACGCCCCATCAGCGCGGCCGCGTTCACGGACGTCGCCACGGCGGCGGCCTGGCGCGACATCCCCTCGTGGGCCGTCGTGGCGGCACAGGACCGGGCGATCGCACCCGACCTGGAGCGCTTCGAGGCCAAGCGGGCCGGTTCGCACACGACCGTGGTGGACTCCTCGCACGTCGTGATGATCTCCCACCCCGACCTGGTCACAAAGGTCATCAAGTCGGCGGCGACAGCGACCGGTTGA
- a CDS encoding PadR family transcriptional regulator encodes MSLKYAVLAALLEGEASGYELAKVFDVSLANFWPATPQQLYRELERLAQDGLIEARVVQQERRPNKRMFTLTEAGRRDLDTFAAEPPRRPTAIRDELLIKIQAMDGTDPAVTRELIEERRSWSRGKLDRYERVRDRLLGGRTEEEYLGDAERVGPYLTLMAGISFEEENLRWCERVLAILKQRVALG; translated from the coding sequence ATGTCCCTCAAGTACGCGGTCCTCGCGGCCCTCCTGGAAGGCGAGGCCTCGGGCTACGAGCTGGCGAAGGTGTTCGACGTGTCGCTGGCGAACTTCTGGCCCGCGACACCGCAGCAGCTCTACCGCGAACTGGAGCGCCTCGCGCAGGACGGACTGATCGAGGCACGGGTCGTACAGCAGGAACGCAGGCCCAACAAAAGGATGTTCACGCTCACCGAGGCCGGCCGCCGCGACCTCGACACCTTCGCCGCCGAACCGCCCCGTCGCCCCACCGCCATCCGCGACGAACTCCTCATCAAGATCCAGGCCATGGACGGCACCGACCCCGCCGTGACCCGCGAGCTGATCGAGGAGCGCAGGTCGTGGTCGCGCGGCAAGCTCGACCGCTACGAGCGCGTACGGGACCGTCTTCTCGGCGGCCGGACCGAGGAGGAGTACCTCGGGGACGCCGAGCGCGTCGGGCCGTATCTCACGCTGATGGCCGGGATCAGCTTCGAGGAGGAGAACCTGCGCTGGTGCGAGCGCGTTCTGGCGATCCTCAAGCAGCGCGTTGCCCTAGGCTGA
- a CDS encoding YciI family protein: MAKYLLLKHYRGAPTAVNDVPMDQWAPEEITAHVQYMNDFAARLEKTGEFVDSQALSPEGTFVRYDGEGRPPVTDGPFAETKDVIAGWMVIDVDSYERAVELAGELSAAPGAGGRPIHEWLELRPFLGVHSTITDTECTFK; encoded by the coding sequence ATGGCCAAGTACCTGCTCCTGAAGCACTACCGCGGCGCCCCCACCGCCGTGAACGACGTCCCCATGGACCAGTGGGCACCCGAGGAGATCACGGCCCACGTCCAGTACATGAACGACTTCGCGGCCCGGCTGGAGAAGACCGGCGAGTTCGTCGACAGCCAGGCGCTCTCCCCCGAGGGGACGTTCGTCCGCTACGACGGCGAAGGCCGCCCGCCGGTCACCGACGGCCCGTTCGCCGAGACCAAGGACGTCATCGCCGGCTGGATGGTGATCGATGTCGACAGCTACGAGCGTGCCGTGGAACTGGCCGGTGAGCTGTCGGCCGCGCCCGGGGCCGGTGGCAGGCCGATCCACGAGTGGCTGGAACTGCGCCCGTTCCTGGGCGTGCACTCCACCATCACGGACACGGAGTGCACCTTTAAGTGA
- a CDS encoding glycosyltransferase — MRVLLTTWGSRGDVEPVAGLASRLLELGAEVRVAAPPDEEFVELLARAGVPLVPLGPSVRSVVTGARPPSAATAFQLAPELVAARYETLLPAAEGCDVLLASGLMPTGARSVAEKLGIHYVFACFHTAGLPSSKHRPPSRPGHQSSLEETDIKVLWEEDAQRVNALYREAENRHRAAIGLPPVDNVRDHAFTERPWLASDPDLFPWQDQTDLDLAVTGSWILPDERPLPADLEAFLEAGGPPVYVGFGSMALRTSPDAARIAVEAVRAQGRRVVLGRGWADLAPIDDRDDCFGVGEVNHQALFGRVAAVVHHGGAGTTTAATLSGAPQVVVPQIVDQPYWAARVAELGIGVAHDGPTPTYDSLSAALATVLAPDVRTRARTVAGMLRTDGTTVAAKMLHDMVSGEGRSTHA; from the coding sequence ATGCGTGTGTTGTTGACGACGTGGGGATCGCGCGGGGATGTCGAACCCGTGGCGGGACTCGCGTCGCGTCTGCTGGAGCTCGGCGCGGAGGTGCGTGTCGCCGCGCCGCCGGACGAGGAGTTCGTGGAGCTGTTGGCCCGGGCCGGTGTGCCGCTGGTGCCGCTCGGTCCGTCGGTGCGCTCGGTGGTGACCGGGGCGAGGCCGCCGTCGGCGGCGACCGCGTTCCAGCTCGCGCCCGAGCTGGTCGCCGCCCGGTACGAGACGCTGCTGCCGGCGGCCGAGGGGTGCGACGTGCTGCTGGCGAGCGGCCTGATGCCGACCGGCGCCCGCTCGGTGGCCGAGAAACTGGGCATCCACTATGTGTTCGCCTGCTTCCACACGGCCGGTCTGCCGTCGTCGAAGCACCGGCCGCCGTCGCGGCCCGGCCACCAGTCCTCGCTGGAGGAGACCGACATCAAGGTGCTGTGGGAGGAGGACGCCCAGCGGGTGAACGCGCTGTACCGCGAGGCGGAGAACCGGCACCGGGCGGCGATCGGTCTGCCGCCGGTGGACAACGTCCGCGACCACGCGTTCACCGAGCGGCCGTGGCTGGCCTCGGACCCGGACCTGTTCCCGTGGCAGGACCAGACGGATCTCGACCTCGCGGTGACCGGGTCGTGGATCCTGCCCGACGAGCGCCCGCTCCCGGCGGATCTGGAGGCGTTCCTGGAGGCGGGCGGGCCGCCGGTGTACGTGGGCTTCGGCAGCATGGCCCTGCGCACCTCGCCGGACGCCGCCCGGATCGCCGTCGAAGCGGTCCGCGCGCAGGGCCGCCGTGTCGTCCTCGGCCGCGGCTGGGCGGACCTGGCCCCGATCGACGACCGGGACGACTGTTTCGGCGTGGGCGAGGTCAACCACCAGGCGCTGTTCGGCCGGGTCGCCGCGGTCGTGCACCACGGCGGTGCGGGCACCACGACGGCGGCCACGCTGTCCGGCGCGCCTCAGGTGGTCGTGCCGCAGATCGTGGACCAGCCATACTGGGCGGCACGGGTGGCCGAGCTGGGCATCGGCGTGGCGCACGACGGTCCGACGCCGACCTACGACTCCCTGTCGGCCGCGCTCGCCACCGTCCTGGCCCCCGATGTCCGGACCCGGGCACGGACCGTGGCGGGCATGCTCCGCACGGACGGGACGACAGTGGCCGCGAAGATGCTCCACGACATGGTCAGCGGGGAAGGGCGGTCCACGCACGCGTGA
- a CDS encoding alpha/beta hydrolase, which translates to MTHIDAQQIERANALERTPVVFVHGLWLLPSSWDRWAAHFEQAGYAPVSLSWPDDPETVEEANAHPEVMAGKTVGQVADHLTELIGTLTRKPAIVGHSFGGLLTQILAGRGLSAASVAIDPAPFRGVLPLPISALRSSAPVLSNPANRNRAVPLTYDQFRYGFANAVGEEEARELYETFAVPAPGAPLFQAATANLNPWTEAKVDTENPDRGPLLIISGEKDHTVPWSIANASYKKQQHNKNVTEITEIKDRGHALTIDHGWQEVADTALSFVRRYA; encoded by the coding sequence ATGACCCACATCGACGCACAGCAGATCGAGCGGGCGAACGCCCTCGAACGCACGCCGGTCGTCTTCGTCCACGGTCTGTGGCTGTTGCCGAGCAGTTGGGACCGCTGGGCGGCGCACTTCGAGCAGGCCGGGTACGCGCCGGTCTCGCTGTCCTGGCCCGACGACCCGGAGACGGTCGAGGAGGCCAACGCGCACCCCGAGGTCATGGCGGGCAAGACGGTCGGCCAAGTCGCCGACCACCTCACCGAGTTGATCGGCACGCTGACCCGTAAGCCGGCGATCGTCGGCCACTCCTTCGGCGGACTGCTCACGCAGATCCTCGCCGGGCGCGGACTGTCCGCCGCGTCCGTGGCGATCGACCCGGCGCCGTTCCGGGGCGTGTTGCCCCTCCCGATCTCCGCGCTGCGCTCCTCCGCACCGGTCCTCAGCAACCCCGCCAACCGCAATCGCGCGGTCCCCCTGACCTACGACCAGTTCCGCTACGGCTTCGCCAACGCCGTCGGTGAGGAGGAGGCACGGGAGTTGTACGAGACGTTCGCGGTGCCCGCGCCGGGCGCTCCGCTGTTCCAGGCGGCCACGGCGAACCTCAACCCGTGGACCGAGGCGAAGGTCGACACGGAGAACCCCGACCGCGGCCCGCTCCTGATCATCTCGGGCGAGAAGGACCACACCGTGCCGTGGTCGATCGCCAACGCCTCCTACAAGAAGCAGCAGCACAACAAGAACGTCACCGAGATCACCGAGATCAAGGACCGGGGCCACGCCCTGACCATCGACCACGGCTGGCAGGAGGTCGCGGACACCGCCTTGTCGTTCGTGCGCCGATATGCCTGA
- a CDS encoding GntR family transcriptional regulator, whose translation MARTTPHDHPTADDQPLYGKVATQLLGELHDGTIPPGERLPGERQLAEHFQVSRETIRQALEVLRRDGLVATDRRGSHATLAGQPVETPSSLTFPVGARSTDPTGFDRATVAWETPPPDHAKALGIAPHRPTLVHRYASAAADGSGLRTALTSFSAVALAEVEELARYRDRADGSAAAQLRRTYDWMRRAGLTLHHRDAITQVADAPSVRVTRRVHDQYTRPLEITDLVVEAQQDALIYEFTLPAAG comes from the coding sequence ATGGCCCGCACCACCCCCCACGACCACCCGACCGCCGACGACCAGCCCCTCTACGGGAAGGTCGCCACCCAACTGCTCGGCGAACTCCACGACGGCACCATCCCGCCCGGTGAACGCCTGCCCGGCGAACGGCAGTTGGCCGAACACTTCCAGGTCAGCCGGGAGACCATAAGACAGGCGCTGGAGGTGCTGCGCAGGGACGGCCTGGTCGCCACCGACCGGCGCGGCAGCCACGCCACCCTGGCCGGACAGCCCGTCGAGACCCCGTCCTCGCTCACCTTCCCGGTCGGCGCCCGCAGCACGGACCCGACGGGCTTCGACCGGGCCACCGTGGCCTGGGAGACTCCCCCGCCGGACCACGCGAAGGCCCTGGGCATCGCCCCGCACCGCCCGACCCTGGTGCACCGCTACGCGTCCGCGGCGGCCGACGGCAGCGGACTCCGTACGGCCCTCACGTCCTTCTCGGCGGTGGCGCTGGCCGAGGTGGAGGAACTGGCCCGCTACCGCGACCGCGCCGACGGCTCCGCCGCAGCCCAACTCCGGCGCACCTACGACTGGATGCGCCGGGCCGGCCTGACCCTGCACCACCGGGACGCGATCACCCAGGTCGCCGACGCGCCCTCGGTGCGCGTGACCCGCCGCGTGCACGACCAGTACACGCGCCCGCTGGAGATCACCGACCTGGTGGTGGAGGCCCAACAGGACGCCCTGATCTACGAGTTCACGCTGCCCGCAGCGGGCTGA
- a CDS encoding RNA polymerase sigma factor, which yields MNEVQLRSLTPSVLGILVRRGADFAAAEDAVQDALVEAVRVWPDDPPRDAKGWLVTVAWRRFLDATRAETARRRREDLVEEEPAPGPAPASDDTLQLYFLCAHPKLTPSSAVALTLRAVGGLTTRQIAQAYLVPEATMAQRISRAKRTVSEVRFDQPGDVATVLRVLYLVFNEGYSGDVDLAAEAIRLTRQLAAAIDHPEVAGLLALMLLHHARRAARTAPDGSLVPLAEQDRGRWDTSAITEGVTILQVALARDRLGEFQAQAAIAALHADAPAAEETDWVQIVEWYDELTRLTDNPVVRLNRAVAVGEADGPRAGLAALAVLDDSLPRYTAVAAYLHERDGDLKTAARLYAEAARKAPDLAERDHLTRQAARLNTHRSH from the coding sequence GTGAACGAGGTCCAGCTGAGGAGCCTCACGCCGAGTGTGCTCGGGATCCTCGTCCGCCGCGGAGCAGACTTCGCGGCGGCCGAGGACGCCGTACAGGACGCGCTCGTCGAGGCGGTCCGGGTGTGGCCGGACGATCCGCCGCGGGACGCGAAGGGCTGGCTGGTCACGGTGGCGTGGCGGCGGTTCCTCGACGCGACGCGGGCGGAGACCGCCCGCCGCAGGCGCGAGGACCTCGTGGAGGAGGAGCCGGCCCCCGGGCCCGCGCCCGCCTCGGACGACACGCTCCAGCTCTACTTCCTGTGCGCCCACCCGAAGTTGACGCCGTCGTCGGCGGTCGCGCTCACCCTGCGCGCCGTCGGCGGGCTCACCACCCGGCAGATCGCGCAGGCGTACCTCGTGCCCGAGGCGACGATGGCGCAGCGGATCAGCCGGGCCAAGCGCACTGTCTCCGAGGTGCGGTTCGACCAGCCCGGCGATGTCGCGACCGTGCTGCGCGTCCTCTACCTGGTGTTCAACGAGGGCTACTCCGGCGATGTCGACCTCGCCGCCGAGGCGATCCGGCTCACCCGGCAGCTCGCCGCCGCGATCGACCACCCCGAGGTCGCGGGCCTGCTCGCGCTGATGCTGCTGCACCATGCCCGGCGCGCCGCCCGGACCGCGCCGGACGGCAGCCTGGTCCCGCTCGCCGAGCAGGACCGCGGCCGCTGGGACACGTCGGCGATCACCGAGGGCGTCACCATCCTCCAAGTCGCCCTAGCCCGCGACCGGTTGGGCGAGTTCCAGGCGCAGGCGGCGATCGCGGCGCTGCACGCGGACGCGCCCGCCGCCGAGGAGACGGACTGGGTGCAGATCGTCGAGTGGTACGACGAACTCACGCGCCTGACCGACAACCCGGTGGTCCGCCTCAACCGCGCGGTCGCCGTGGGCGAGGCCGACGGCCCACGCGCCGGGCTGGCCGCGCTCGCGGTACTGGACGACTCCCTCCCCCGGTACACGGCGGTGGCGGCCTATCTGCACGAACGCGACGGCGACCTCAAGACGGCGGCCCGGCTGTACGCGGAGGCCGCGCGCAAGGCCCCCGATCTCGCCGAGCGCGACCATCTGACCCGCCAGGCCGCCCGGCTCAACACCCACCGGTCTCATTGA
- a CDS encoding acetylxylan esterase, translated as MALFDLPLDELRDYRSESAEPEDFDAFWSKTLQETREHDLDARFEPVDTGLSTVKVYDVTFAGFGGHPVKGWLRLPADATQPLPLVVEFVGYGGGRGLPHENLLWASTGRAHFVMDTRGQGSAWGGGGGTPDPVGGAPAYPGFMTRGIDAPENYYYRRVFTDAVRAVEAARSHPLVDPARTVALGASQGGGIAIAVGGLVGDLAAIAPDVPFLCDYPRAATLTDRHPYREIGSYLKTHRGRTDDVLRTLSYFDAVHFASRGRAPALFSTALEDQTCPPSTVFAVFNAWAHEDKKIEVYDFNDHEGGGPYHDATKLDWLRSYV; from the coding sequence GCTCGACGAACTCCGCGACTACCGCAGCGAGTCCGCCGAGCCCGAGGACTTCGACGCCTTCTGGTCCAAGACCCTCCAGGAGACCCGTGAGCACGATCTGGACGCCCGCTTCGAACCGGTCGACACGGGACTGTCCACGGTGAAGGTGTACGACGTGACGTTCGCCGGGTTCGGCGGTCACCCGGTGAAGGGCTGGCTGCGACTGCCGGCCGACGCGACCCAACCCCTGCCGCTGGTAGTGGAGTTCGTCGGTTACGGCGGCGGGCGCGGCCTCCCGCACGAGAACCTGTTGTGGGCCTCGACGGGCCGCGCGCACTTCGTGATGGACACGCGCGGGCAGGGCAGCGCGTGGGGCGGCGGCGGTGGCACTCCGGACCCGGTGGGCGGCGCGCCCGCGTACCCCGGTTTCATGACCCGGGGCATCGACGCCCCCGAGAACTACTACTACCGCCGCGTGTTCACGGACGCCGTGCGAGCCGTCGAGGCGGCCCGTTCGCACCCGCTGGTCGATCCCGCGCGCACGGTGGCCCTCGGCGCCAGCCAGGGCGGCGGCATCGCCATCGCCGTGGGCGGGCTGGTCGGCGACCTGGCCGCGATCGCGCCGGACGTGCCGTTCCTGTGCGACTACCCGCGCGCCGCGACCCTCACGGACCGCCACCCGTACCGCGAGATCGGCAGCTACCTCAAGACCCACCGCGGCCGCACGGACGACGTCCTGCGCACGCTCTCGTACTTCGACGCCGTCCACTTCGCGTCCCGGGGCCGCGCTCCCGCCCTCTTCTCGACGGCCCTGGAGGACCAGACCTGCCCGCCCTCCACGGTGTTCGCCGTGTTCAACGCGTGGGCGCACGAGGACAAGAAGATCGAGGTGTACGACTTCAACGACCATGAGGGCGGCGGCCCTTACCATGACGCGACCAAGCTGGACTGGCTGCGGTCGTACGTCTGA
- the helR gene encoding RNA polymerase recycling motor ATPase HelR has product MNPLTTSAFDLPDRLSAKADPALIAADEQHFAAIAESLDRSIAELTESLDTARRAPGGIGRAAMDRDTEIHRLTTRLRTLRRFGLDLCLGHMVDADTSEPVYIGRLGLTDSTGRRLLLDWRSPAAEPFFGATHANPMGLASRRRYRWTRGRISDYWDEVFTADGFAGHAALDDQSAFIASLGGNRSGRMRDVLGTIQADQDAIIRAGSRGALVVDGGPGTGKTVVALHRSAYLLYSDPRLGHRRGGVLFVGPHRPYLDYVADVLPSLGEEGVQTCILRDLVAEGAAAVVEADPEVARLKSSVELVRAIEPAVRFYEEPPTKGMNVTTHWSDIPLSAEDWAVAFEAAEPGTPHNEGREQVWQELLTILVDKHDDTAAPQDGEGGQVTPEQLRRSLRQNRELLTAFNRAWPLLEAADLVGDLWTVPAYLRKCAPSLSRDEVQRLQRADAQAWTVSDLPLLDAARQRLGDPESARRKRRQEAAVAAEHSRRTDVIDSLLQNVEIDESEGAMGMLHGKDLRDALIDEAAQVSAIEPDLLAGPFAHIVVDEAQELTDAEWQMLLLRCPSRSFTVVGDRAQARHGFTESWQERLRRVGLDRVNLASLTVNYRTPEEIMTEAEPVIRAVLPDANVPTSIRSSGIPVVHGHTAELESVLDTWLAEHADGIGCVIGTAETDADIFRARPRVRALTPVLSKGLEFDLVVLLDPEQFGEGIEGAVDHYVAMTRATQQLVVLTSA; this is encoded by the coding sequence GTGAACCCCCTGACCACCAGCGCCTTCGACCTTCCCGACCGGCTCTCCGCCAAGGCCGACCCGGCGCTGATCGCCGCCGACGAGCAGCACTTCGCGGCGATCGCGGAGAGCCTCGACCGGTCGATCGCGGAACTGACCGAGAGCCTCGACACCGCGCGCAGGGCACCCGGCGGCATCGGCCGGGCGGCCATGGACCGGGACACGGAGATCCACCGGCTCACCACACGGCTGCGCACCCTACGTCGCTTCGGCCTGGACCTGTGTCTTGGCCACATGGTGGACGCCGACACCTCCGAGCCCGTGTACATCGGACGGCTCGGCCTGACCGACAGCACGGGCCGGCGTCTGCTCCTCGACTGGCGCTCCCCGGCGGCGGAGCCGTTCTTCGGCGCGACCCACGCCAACCCGATGGGGCTGGCGAGCCGCCGCAGGTACCGCTGGACGCGCGGCCGGATCAGCGACTACTGGGACGAGGTGTTCACCGCCGACGGCTTCGCCGGGCACGCCGCGCTCGACGACCAGTCCGCGTTCATCGCCAGCCTCGGCGGCAACCGCTCGGGCCGGATGCGCGACGTCCTCGGCACCATCCAGGCCGACCAGGACGCCATCATCCGCGCGGGATCACGCGGCGCGCTCGTCGTCGACGGCGGCCCCGGCACCGGCAAGACCGTCGTCGCCCTGCACCGCTCCGCCTACCTCCTCTACTCCGATCCGCGGCTCGGGCACCGCAGGGGCGGCGTGCTGTTCGTCGGTCCGCACCGGCCCTATCTGGACTACGTCGCCGACGTCCTGCCCAGCCTCGGCGAGGAGGGCGTGCAGACCTGCATCCTGCGGGACCTCGTCGCCGAGGGCGCGGCGGCGGTCGTGGAGGCCGACCCGGAGGTGGCGCGGCTGAAGTCGTCCGTGGAACTGGTGCGGGCGATCGAACCCGCCGTCCGGTTCTACGAGGAGCCGCCCACCAAGGGCATGAACGTCACCACCCACTGGTCCGACATCCCGCTGAGCGCCGAGGACTGGGCCGTCGCGTTCGAGGCCGCCGAACCCGGCACCCCGCACAACGAGGGCCGCGAGCAGGTCTGGCAGGAACTGCTCACGATCCTGGTCGACAAGCACGACGACACCGCCGCGCCGCAGGACGGAGAGGGCGGGCAGGTCACGCCCGAGCAACTCCGCCGCTCGCTGCGGCAGAACCGGGAACTGCTCACCGCCTTCAACCGCGCGTGGCCGCTGCTCGAAGCGGCCGACCTCGTCGGCGACCTGTGGACGGTACCGGCGTACCTGCGCAAGTGCGCCCCCTCGCTGAGCCGCGACGAGGTGCAGCGGTTGCAGCGGGCGGACGCGCAGGCCTGGACGGTGTCCGACCTGCCGCTGCTCGACGCGGCACGCCAACGGCTCGGCGACCCGGAGTCGGCGCGCCGCAAGCGCCGGCAGGAAGCCGCCGTCGCCGCCGAGCACTCCCGCCGGACCGACGTCATCGACAGCCTGCTGCAGAACGTCGAGATCGACGAGAGCGAGGGCGCGATGGGCATGCTCCACGGAAAGGACCTGCGGGACGCGCTGATCGACGAGGCCGCGCAGGTGTCCGCCATCGAACCCGACCTGCTCGCCGGGCCGTTCGCGCACATCGTCGTGGACGAGGCACAGGAACTGACCGACGCGGAATGGCAGATGCTCCTGCTGCGCTGCCCGTCCCGCAGCTTCACCGTCGTCGGCGACCGCGCCCAGGCCCGGCACGGCTTCACCGAGTCGTGGCAGGAACGGCTGAGGCGGGTCGGCCTCGACCGCGTCAACCTGGCCTCCCTGACGGTCAATTACCGCACCCCGGAAGAGATCATGACGGAAGCCGAGCCGGTCATCCGTGCCGTGCTCCCGGACGCCAACGTGCCGACCTCCATCCGCAGCAGCGGCATCCCCGTCGTGCACGGACACACCGCCGAACTGGAGTCGGTCCTGGACACCTGGCTCGCCGAGCACGCGGACGGGATCGGCTGTGTCATCGGTACGGCCGAGACGGACGCGGACATCTTCCGGGCGAGGCCGCGCGTCCGGGCGCTGACTCCCGTGCTGTCCAAGGGACTTGAGTTCGACCTGGTCGTCCTCCTCGACCCGGAGCAGTTCGGCGAGGGCATCGAAGGAGCCGTCGATCACTATGTGGCGATGACCCGGGCGACGCAGCAGCTGGTCGTGCTCACAAGCGCGTAA
- the cynS gene encoding cyanase, protein MLSKGEAGEAVRQAKVKTGVTWAQLAEAVGRPLAWTTAALLGQHPMSKDEAATAAALLELGEDAALAFQLQPTRGALDAAVPVDPTIYRLYEVVQVYGPTIKELIHEEFGDGIMSAINFRLDVSRAPDPAGDRVVITLDGKYLQYQWE, encoded by the coding sequence ATGCTCAGCAAGGGTGAAGCCGGCGAAGCGGTCCGTCAGGCCAAGGTGAAGACCGGTGTCACATGGGCCCAGTTGGCGGAGGCTGTGGGCCGCCCGCTCGCGTGGACGACCGCGGCCCTGCTGGGCCAGCACCCCATGTCGAAGGACGAGGCGGCGACGGCCGCGGCTCTCCTGGAACTCGGCGAGGACGCCGCCCTCGCCTTCCAACTCCAGCCAACTCGGGGCGCGTTGGACGCGGCCGTACCCGTGGACCCGACGATCTACCGGCTCTACGAGGTCGTCCAGGTCTACGGACCCACCATCAAGGAACTGATCCACGAGGAGTTCGGCGACGGCATCATGAGCGCCATCAACTTCCGCCTCGACGTCAGCCGCGCGCCCGATCCGGCCGGTGACCGGGTCGTCATCACCCTCGACGGGAAGTACCTGCAGTACCAGTGGGAGTGA